The nucleotide window GGCTTGCGCTGGAACGGACCGAGAACGAGTTCCGGCCCGTTCAGAAAATCGGAGTCGGATCAGTTGATCTGGATCAGCCTTCGATCTCGAAGATGCACTCGATCTCGACTGCCATGCCGCCGGGCAGCGAGTTGTGGCCGACCGCGCTGCGGGCGCCGACGCCGGCGTCCTCACCGAACACGTCTTTCATCAGCTCCGAGAACCCGTTGATCACCTTCGGCTGATCGACGAAGTCGTCGGTGCAGTTCACCATCCCGAACGCCTTGACGAGCCGTTTCACCTTGTCGAGTGAGCCGAGGTGGTCCTTGAGGGTGGACAGGATCGCGAGCCCGGTTTGGCGGGCCGCCTCTTTACCCTGTTCCAGCGTGAGCTTGTCGCCGACCCGACCGAGGATGAGCGTTTTGTCCTCCTTCAGCGGCCCGTGCCCGCTCACGTACAGCAGGCTCCCGACCTTCACCGCGGGCTTGTACACCGCGACCGGCTTCGGCGCCGGGGGGAGCGTGAGGTGCAGTTCCTGGACGCGCTTCTCGGGGCTGGACATCGTCAAAACTCCTGGGTGAACGGGTTGGCGTTGTGATAACCGCCGCAGGGGTGCGAGGCAAGAAAGCGGGCAAGAAGACGGCGGCCCTCATCCCTCCGAAATCAGCACCAGCGCACTGAACGGCACCAACGTGTACGTGATCCCGTCGGCGACCGGCGGCCCGTTTTCCGTTTCAACGATGTCCTCGGGACCGGGCATTGCGGTGTCGACCAGGCGGCGCCAGCGCCGCCGCGTTGGGGCCGGGGGGATCCGGAACGCGAGCGGCTCGCTCCAGGCGTTCAGCGCGACGTAGAAGTCGTTGTCGATGTGGTAATCGCGGTCGTGTTCGCGGCCCGTGAACCGGCCGTCGAGCGCGAACGCGAGCGTGCGCGCCGTGCCGCCCCAGTCCGGCTGATACGGCTCGGTACCGTGCCAGTGGATGTCCGCCAGGAGCGGCGTACCGCCGGCCCCCGGGGTACGGGTGGCACGTGCGAACTCACCCACCGCGCCCGGGGACAAGCCGGCGTCGCCCGGACGCACCGGGCCGCCCGGCGGGAACACCTCCGCCGCCGCGCTCGCGAGGCCCGGGGACTCGCCGCGCATGAGCTCGCCCACGAAGAACCGCCGCCGCCGCAACACGGGGTGCCGCTTGCGCAGGTGGATCAGCTCGCGCACGAACCGCAGGAAGTCCTTGTTGCCCTCCGCCAGGGTCCAGTCGACCCAGGAAATCTCGTTGTCCTGGCACCACGCGTTGTTGTTGCCCTGCTGGGTGCGCAGGAACTCGTCGCCCGCGAGCAGCATCGGCACCCCCTGGCTCAGCATCAGGGTCGTCATCATGTTCTTCGCCTGGCGCCGGCGCAGCGCGAGGACCTCGGGGTCGTCGGTCGGCCCCTCGGCGCCGCAGTTCCACGAGCTGTTGTGGCTCTCGCCGTCGCGGTTCCCCTCGCCGTTCGCGTGGTTGTGCTTCTCGTTGTAACTCACGAGGTCGTTCAGCGTGAACCCGTCGTGGGCGGTGACGAAGTTCACCGAGTGCCGCGGCAGCCGCCCGCTCCACTGGTACAGGTCCGCGCTCCCGCACACGCGCTCGGCCATCGCCGGCGCCAGCCCGTGGTCGCCTTTCCAGAACCGGCGCACGTCGTCCCGGTACTTGCCGTTCCACTCGCTCCACCGGCGCCCAAACGGGAACCGCCCCACCTGGTACAGCCCGCCGGCGTCCCACGGCTCGGCGATCAGCTTGGTGTCCGCGAGCACGCCGTCCTCCGTTATGCTCTCGATAACCGGCGGCTCCACCATCACGTTCCCGCTACGGTCGCGCCCCAGGATGGAGGCCAGGTCGAAGCGGAACCCGTCCACGTGCATGTCCGCGGCCCAGTACCGCAGGCACGTCATGATGAGGTCGCGCACCACCGGGTGGTTGCAGTTCACCGTGTTGCCGCACCCCGAGTAGTTCAGGTAGCGGCCCTGGGGGTCGAGCAGGTAGTACAGCTCGTTGTCGAGCCCGCGGAACGAGTAGGTGCGGCCCTGGTCGTTGCCCTCGCCGGTGTGGTTGAACACCACGTCCAGGATCACCTCAATGCCGGCCGCGTGCATGGCCTTCACCATGTCGCGGAACTCGTGCGTCTGGCCGAAGCGGTTCGCGGTGGCCGCGAACGCGGCCTTCGGGGCGGCCAGCGCGACCGGGTTGTAGCCCCAGAAGTTGACCAACTTCTCGCCGGTGTCGGGGTTGAAGAACGGGCAGTCGCACTCGTCCCACTCGAACACGGGCATGAGCTCGACCGCGGTGACCCCGAGCCACTTCAGGTACGGGATCTTCTCCACCAGGCCCTTGAACGTGCCCGGGAACTGCACCCCGCTCGACGGGTGGCACGTGAACCCGCGCACGTGGACCTCGTAGATGATCGAGTCCTCGTACTCGATCAGCGGCGGCACGTCCTCCTCCCAGTTGTACCGCGTGCCGCGGCGGAACAGGCTCCGGCGCGAGGTGCGCTGCGGGTCCGTTTCGCACGTCCCGGCCCACACGGCGCCCTCGGACAGCATCGCGCAGGCCGGGTCGAGCAGGAGCCGGTTCGGGTCGAACCGGGTCCGCGGGCCGCGCGGGCCGTCCACCTTCCACCCGTAGCAGAACGCCTCCGGCAGGTCGTGGACGCGGATGTGCCAGTGATCCCCGGTGCGGTTCAGGCGGGCGTCCAATGGCAGCTCCGCCAGCGGCGTGCTGCCGCCCTCGGCCGGGAGGATCACCAGCGTCACCCGCTGCCCGTGCCGACACAGCAGGGCGAAGTTCGCACCGTCGGGGGTGAGCGTCGGACCGAGCGGCAGCGGGCGCCCGCGGCTGGTGCGGAACGGCATCATTCGGCGGACCTCGGACAGGGTGGGCGCGACGGGGTTACCGGTACGGCTCTCCGTGCGTGAGGCAAGAACCCGTAACCCTACAACAGCCCCCGCGCGAAAGCGAATCGCGCCGGCCTTCAAACCGAGCGCGGGGCCGTGCGGCCGTGAGTCCGACCGCCCACGGCGGGCGTTTGGGAGCGGCCCGGGCCGCTCCCAAACGCCCGCCGTGGGCGGCCTGTTGCGTCGGCGCCGTACTCGTAGGGCGCGAGTTCTTTGAGACGTGGCGGCTGGTTTACAGACTGCGTTTTTCAACAACTCCGGGCGAACGCCACATACGTGCCGCCTCTCACGACTTCATCGGCGCGGTATCAACAGGCGGCACCCGAAGACCGGCATCGAAACGTTTGCGAGCACCCGGGGCCTACAGCAAGGCCCGAACCCGATTCGAACCGGATCTGGCGCGCACCGTCGCAGACCACGTGACCGCCGCGCTATTGGGAGCGGTCCCGGTGCGTTGTGTGTTCACCCGCGTGGGGCGGCGCTCCTCGCAGTTGCCACCGAGTGCCGAAGTTCGAGAGTTGTTCGACAAGATGCCGATGAGCCCGGGGTTGACCCTAAAGCGATTCGCCACCGCGCTTGACCCAGGAACCGAATTGGCAACCCTGTACCGGCGCCGGCAGGATGCCGAAACGGACATCTGGAACATCAAGGAAACCCTGGCATGGAACGACTTACGGGCCAAGGGGCGGCGATGGTGGGAAAGGAATCGGTGCTAGGTGTGGCGGCCTACAACACAGTCAATCACGTGAGCCGGTTGGCCCCGCCGGCGCGGCCAACCGGCTCGTATTCGCAGGCGCGCGGACGTTGCCCGGCACGTTGCTGATGGCCACGGCACCCACCACCCGGCGTGGAGAGCCGATTCTAGTCTCTTTTTAAGTTCAGCGTAGCGCTGAAGTTTGGAATCGATTATAGGGGGTGTATCCGACCGGGGGATGCCATGAACGCGCTGTCGATGGACTTGCGGAAGCGGGTGCTTGAGGACTGTGATGCGGGGATGGGAACCACGGCCGTCGCGGAGAGGTACAAGGTGAGCGCGTCGTGGGTACGCCGTCTCAAGCAGCGGCGTCGGGAGGACGGGCGCATCGAGCCCGGGTCGTGCCGCAACAACCGGGTGCCCCAACTCGACACCCAGGCCGAGCGGATCCGCGAGGTCATCGCTGCAACGCCCGACATGACCCTCGAAGAGCTCAAGGTGAAGTTGGGCGTTGCGGTCGCCCTCGGGACCCTGTGGCGAGCCGTCGCCAAGCTCGGCCTGACGGTGAAAAAAAAGTCCAGCGGGCGTCCGAGCAGGAGCGCCCGGACGTGAAGCAGAAGCGGGCCGATTGGAAGGCGACCCAACCGGCATTGGACCCGGACAAGGTGGTGTTCATCGACGAGACGTGGGCCCGCACGAACATGACCCGGCGTTATGGCCGGAGCCCCAGAGGGGAGCGGCTGGTGTGCCCGGTTCCGCACGGGCACTGGAAAACGACGACGTTTGTGGCGGCCCTACGGGCCGATGGGCTGACGGCCCCGATGGTGATCGATGGGGCCATGACCGGGGACCTGTTCGTGGCCTACGTGAAGCCGATCTTGGTGCCCACGCTCCGGCCCGGTGATGTGGTGGTGATGGACAACCTGATCTGCCACAAGCGGGTCGCGGCCAAGCAGGCGATCGAGGCCGCGGGCGGCCAGGTGCTGCTCCTACCGCCGTACAGCCCCGACCTGAACCCCATCGAGTTGGCGTTCTCCAAACTCAAGGGGTTGCTCCGAGCCGCCGGGAAGCGAACCATCGACGGCCTATGGGACTTCTTGGGAAAAGCGGTGGATGCGTTCACACCCGACGAGTGCCGACGGTACATCCGGCACTGCGGATACGGAATCAATACCGCTACAATGAACTTAAAAAGAGACTAGCAACTGTTCGGTTGGTGCCGTCAACGGGAGTTGCCACGGTGAGCATCTCCGCGCACCATCACCGCGGAACGATCGGCCTCAGCAAACGCAAAAAGTCCGACACACGCGCTGACGCAATAGTACATGCCATTGGCCGGCTCCTGCGCCGCACTCGGCAGAAACACAAGGTACACGATCCAGTTACGCCGCGCGGCCCGCAGCAACGTAGCTCACCCCCGGGTCATTAGCGAGACCCGCGGCGAGGAAGTGTGTCGGGTCGATGACCTTG belongs to Gemmata obscuriglobus and includes:
- a CDS encoding RidA family protein; this encodes MSSPEKRVQELHLTLPPAPKPVAVYKPAVKVGSLLYVSGHGPLKEDKTLILGRVGDKLTLEQGKEAARQTGLAILSTLKDHLGSLDKVKRLVKAFGMVNCTDDFVDQPKVINGFSELMKDVFGEDAGVGARSAVGHNSLPGGMAVEIECIFEIEG
- the glgX gene encoding glycogen debranching protein GlgX — translated: MMPFRTSRGRPLPLGPTLTPDGANFALLCRHGQRVTLVILPAEGGSTPLAELPLDARLNRTGDHWHIRVHDLPEAFCYGWKVDGPRGPRTRFDPNRLLLDPACAMLSEGAVWAGTCETDPQRTSRRSLFRRGTRYNWEEDVPPLIEYEDSIIYEVHVRGFTCHPSSGVQFPGTFKGLVEKIPYLKWLGVTAVELMPVFEWDECDCPFFNPDTGEKLVNFWGYNPVALAAPKAAFAATANRFGQTHEFRDMVKAMHAAGIEVILDVVFNHTGEGNDQGRTYSFRGLDNELYYLLDPQGRYLNYSGCGNTVNCNHPVVRDLIMTCLRYWAADMHVDGFRFDLASILGRDRSGNVMVEPPVIESITEDGVLADTKLIAEPWDAGGLYQVGRFPFGRRWSEWNGKYRDDVRRFWKGDHGLAPAMAERVCGSADLYQWSGRLPRHSVNFVTAHDGFTLNDLVSYNEKHNHANGEGNRDGESHNSSWNCGAEGPTDDPEVLALRRRQAKNMMTTLMLSQGVPMLLAGDEFLRTQQGNNNAWCQDNEISWVDWTLAEGNKDFLRFVRELIHLRKRHPVLRRRRFFVGELMRGESPGLASAAAEVFPPGGPVRPGDAGLSPGAVGEFARATRTPGAGGTPLLADIHWHGTEPYQPDWGGTARTLAFALDGRFTGREHDRDYHIDNDFYVALNAWSEPLAFRIPPAPTRRRWRRLVDTAMPGPEDIVETENGPPVADGITYTLVPFSALVLISEG
- a CDS encoding IS630 family transposase (programmed frameshift), encoding MNALSMDLRKRVLEDCDAGMGTTAVAERYKVSASWVRRLKQRRREDGRIEPGSCRNNRVPQLDTQAERIREVIAATPDMTLEELKVKLGVAVALGTLWRAVAKLGLTVKKKSSGASEQERPDVKQKRADWKATQPALDPDKVVFIDETWARTNMTRRYGRSPRGERLVCPVPHGHWKTTTFVAALRADGLTAPMVIDGAMTGDLFVAYVKPILVPTLRPGDVVVMDNLICHKRVAAKQAIEAAGGQVLLLPPYSPDLNPIELAFSKLKGLLRAAGKRTIDGLWDFLGKAVDAFTPDECRRYIRHCGYGINTATMNLKRD